From the Sphingomonas mesophila genome, one window contains:
- a CDS encoding MAPEG family protein, whose protein sequence is MDSQPLLGPVIALVAWSLVMLVWLAVKRAPFMKNRAKMPPGVRGADMPPGPHNWPAHNYAHLMEQPTLFYAIVLALALMGENEPINVALAWGYAILRIAHSIWQSTVNVLPIRFALFALSSLCLLGLTVHAAMHWLHS, encoded by the coding sequence ATGGACTCGCAACCGTTACTCGGCCCGGTCATCGCGCTCGTCGCGTGGAGCCTCGTCATGCTCGTATGGCTTGCAGTCAAACGCGCGCCGTTCATGAAAAATCGCGCGAAGATGCCGCCCGGCGTGCGCGGTGCGGACATGCCCCCCGGCCCGCACAATTGGCCGGCGCACAATTATGCGCATCTGATGGAGCAGCCGACCTTGTTCTACGCGATCGTCCTGGCGCTTGCGCTGATGGGCGAGAACGAGCCGATCAACGTCGCCCTCGCTTGGGGTTATGCGATCCTGCGCATCGCCCACAGCATCTGGCAGTCGACGGTCAACGTGCTGCCGATCCGCTTCGCCTTGTTCGCTTTGTCTTCGTTGTGCCTGCTCGGCCTCACCGTCCACGCCGCCATGCATTGGCTGCACAGCTAG